Part of the Candidatus Hydrogenedentota bacterium genome, GCTCGAACACCGGCTTATCCTCAATCCCGAAAGCCGCCTTCGGCGCGTGACGACCAACAGCGTACTCCGTGATATAATTGCGGAGGTTCCGGTCCCGGCAGGGACCCAGAACTGGAAGGCGGGTTGATCGCCGCTTCAGCGGCGGTTACTGTTCTGATATGTGGCGCTACCGGGATGCCTAGCGGCGGCCAGCGGGCAGGGTCATGTATGTCTATGTCGTTTGTTTGGAAATGGTTAAACGGAATAATACGGTCCAGGGGTACTAATGCTACGTTCAGGGGCGATAATGAGGCTGTTTGGTCGAAAGAAAGCGGATAGCATCGACAAGGACGAGGGAACAGCGCAGGCGGGAGACTCATCGAGCGGCGTCCGGGGAAGTCTGGAGCTGACTCACGTGGGACCCTACGAGATAATCGCTCCGGTGGGTACGGGCGGTATGGGGACGGTGTACAAGGCCATCGATCGCAAGCGCGACCAGACCGTTGCGATTAAGGTGCTTGACCGGCAATTCGACCTTGACCGCAAGAAACGCCGGAGGGACTACCTGGGCCGCGAAATTCTGGTGGCCGCAAATCTGCGGCATCCGTGCATCATCCGGTACCACCCGGAAATCATTGAACAAGGCGACGCCGATGGCAACGTGCGACGCTGTCTGTTGATGGAATTCGTGGATGGACCGGACTTGCGAAAACACATCACGGATCGCGACTTAACGCTGCAGCAGATGGTGGATGTCTGCATTCGCCTATGCCAGGGTCTGGATTTCCTTCATCAGAATGGCATTGTGCACCGCGACATCAAGCCTGGGAAC contains:
- a CDS encoding serine/threonine protein kinase, which translates into the protein MRLFGRKKADSIDKDEGTAQAGDSSSGVRGSLELTHVGPYEIIAPVGTGGMGTVYKAIDRKRDQTVAIKVLDRQFDLDRKKRRRDYLGREILVAANLRHPCIIRYHPEIIEQGDADGNVRRCLLMEFVDGPDLRKHITDRDLTLQQMVDVCIRLCQGLDFLHQNGIVHRDIKPGNFLFSRDLRHVKICDFGLSKSNASWRTRWVKEGGGTRAYMSPEQISNKGRGLDARSDIFSFGITMYELIAGRHPCDGRDSREIMKQIKSSKFKF